GTTCGGCGATGTTCACGCCGCTGCCCAGCCGCTCGGCCAGGCGCCGCGTGTTCACGATGCTGTGGGCGGGCTGGGCCGCCAGCGTGAGCAGCACGAAGGAGAAAGCACCCCGCTGGGCGAGGTGCGCCCCCACGAGTTCCGAAATGCTGGCCGCCGACTCCAGGTCGAGGTTCCCCGCCTGCCAGTACCCGCGCAGGTCGATGGGCGAGAGCGGCGCGAGCCGGGCGTGTTCGAGGAGCGCCGCGAGCGCCTCGCGCGTCAGGCGGGGGGTGCCCTGCGGGCGCTCGGCCTCACCCGTGACTTGCAGCGCGTAGTCGGCCTCCTCGCGCCACGCCGGGGAGCGCAGGCCGTCGCCCGTCAGCGCGAGCTTCACCGTGTACCCGTGTTCGCCCAGCTCGGCCACCAGCCGCGCCACGCCGGGGTTCGGGAAGCTCAGCCGGTAGCCGGTCAGGCGCGCGAGTTCGGTCAGTTGGCCGTCGAGCGTGGCGGGCAGGGGCGCGCTGCGGGAAGGAGCGCGGGGCTCAGGCCGGGCGGGCGCTGGGGCCTCCGCCGCAGGGGGGGTGGACGGGGCGGGGGTCAGCGGCGCGCGGCTTTCGGTGGTGGGGGCCGCCGGGGTGAGGGGGGCACGGACGGCCGGAGTCGCCTCGGGTTGGGGCGTCTCGCGGGCGGGGGTGGGGCGGGGCTGTTCCAGCCGCACCTCGCGCACGTGGGGGGTGGCGGTCACGACCACGCGCCGGGCCTCGGGGGTCTTGTCGCCCGCGCGGGGGGGCACGGGGGGCGCCGCGTGGGGTTTGACGATGGCCTCGATCTGGTAGCGGGCGGGCGCGAGGGGCGTGATCAGCAGCACGTCGTTCACCCCGAGGTTGCCGCCGTGGTACAGGTCCCGCAGGCCCCACACCCGCCCCGCCGCGCGGTCCACCTGCACCGCGTGTTCGCGGCCCCGGTCGTCCACGAACTGCGCGGGGCCGCTTTCGGGGAAGGTGGCGTCGAGGTACTTCAGCAGGCGCAGGCTGCCCTCTTGCAGGCAGGGCCGGGTGATGATGTAACGCATCGCTTTCATGCGGGGGGTCCTCCATTGGGAGCGGCCCCGTCAGAATTCGGGGACGCGGCAGGGCACGGTGAATTGTCACCTCAACCATACCAGACTTCCCGGCCCGTCAAGTCCGCAAGAGGCGACCTGGACGTTTAAAATCCCCAGACTCATGTGAGTCTTCGCACATCTGGCCCGGGTGGGCCGCCCGCTACACTCCCGGGCATGACCCAGTCCCCAGCCTCCCGGACCCTCGACCTCGTGCGGCGGTACTACGCGGCCTTCAATGAGGGCGACGCGGGGGGCATGCTCGTCCTGTTGACCGAAGACGTGCGCCACGACATCAACGAGGGCGAGACGCAGCGCGGCGTGGAGGCCTTCCGCGCCTTTTTGCAGAGGATGGACGCCCACTACCGCGAGCGGGCCGAGGACCTCGCCCTGATGGCGAGTGGGGACGGCACGCGCGCCGCCGCCGAGTTCGTGATCCACGGCGAGTACCTGAAGACCGATCCCGGCCTGCCCGAGGCGCGGGGGCAGCGGTACGTCATTCCGGTCGGCGCCTTTTTCGAGGTGCGGGAGGGCCGGATTGCCCGGGTGACGAACTACTACAACCTCGCCGAGTGGTCCCGGCAGGTGCAGGGTTGAGCCTGCGCGTCACGCCCGCGATCGGCGACGACCTGCGCGCCGCCATCCCCGACCTCGCCCGGCTGCGGATGACCGTGTTCCGCGACTTCCCCTACCTGTACGAGGGCAGCCCGGAGTACGAGGAGCGCTACCTCGGGACCTATCTGGAAGCGCCCGGCGCCCTCGCCCTCCTGGCCCGCGACGGGGAGCGGGTGGTCGGGGCGAGCACCGCACTCCCGCTGGCCCAGGAGACCGGGGAGCTCCAGGCCCCCTTCCGCGCCTCCGAGTTCGACCCGGCGGACGTGCTGTACCTGGGGGAGAGCGTGCTGCTCCCCGAATACCGAGGCCTGGGCTTGGGCCACCGCTTCTTCGACGAGCGGGAGGCCCACGCCGCGCGGCTGGGGCTGACCGTCACCGCCTTCTGCGCGGTGCAGCGCCCCGGGGAGCACCCGGCCCGCCCGGCGAGCTACCGCCCGCTGGACGCCTTCTGGCAGTCGCGCGGGTATGTGGAACGGCCCGACCTGGAGACGACAATGAGCTGGCAGGACGTGGGCGAGGTGGGGGAGACGGCGAAGAGGATGCGCTTCTGGGTCAGGGGGTGAGCCCTGCCTCTCACTTCCGCTGCGTCCAGCCGTAGGCGCGCGCTGCGTCGACCGCGAACCACACGGCGACGGCCCCCCACAGCAGGGTGGGGAGCCAGCGCCCACTCAGCCCGTAGCGCACGGCGGGAACCGCGCACAGCACGGCGAGCACCAGGCTGAGCAGGAAGACGATGCGGGGGGGCACGCGGCGACCGAACATGGGGGCAGCCTATTCCGCCCCGTCTGCCAGATTCCTGACCGTTCTGCCCCCGCCCGTTGTGCCAGGATTCACGCTGGATGCCGGATTTCGACGTGTTGGTGATGGGCGCGGGGCACAACGCGCTGGTGACGGCGGCCTACGCGGCCAAGGCGGGCCTGAAGGTGGGCGTCTTCGAGCGCCGCCACCTCGTCGGCGGGGCCGTGAGCACCGAAGAACTCGTGCCCGGCTACCGCTTCGACTACGGCGGCAGCGCCCATATCCTGATCCGCATGACGCCCGTGGTGCGCGAGCTGGAGCTGACTCGCCACGGCCTGCACTACCTGGAAGTGGACCCCATGTTCCACGCCTCGGACGGGGAGACGCCCTGGTTCGTCCACCGGGACGCGGCCCGCACCGTGCGGGAGCTGGAAGCCCTCTTCCCCGGTCAGGGAGAGGCCTATGGGCGGTTTCTGGATGACTGGACGCCGTTCGCCCGCTCGGTGGCGGACCTCTTCAACTCGGCCCCCGGGCCGCTGGAGATGGGGAAGATGGTGATGGGAAGCGGCGGGGGGCGCGACTGGCAGCGTCAACTCCCCCGCATCCTGCGGCCCTACGGCGACGTGGCCCGCGAGTATTTCTCCGAGGAGCGGGTGCGCGCCCCCCTCGTCTGGATGGCGGCCCAGAGCGGCCCGCCGCCCTCGGACCCGCTGAGCGCGCCCTTCCTGCTGTGGCACCCGCTGTACCACGAGGGTGGGGTGGCGCGGCCAAAAGGGGGAAGCGGTGGCCTGACCCGCGCCCTGCGCCGCGCGGTGGAGGCGGACGGGGGCGAGGTTCACTTGAATGCCCCCGTGAAGCGCATCCTGGTCAAGGGGGGCAAGGCGCAGGGCATCGAACTGGAAAACGGCGACACCTACACGGCCCGCGCGGTCGTCTCCGGCGCCCACGTCCTCACGACGGCGGGAGCACTGCCGCCCGAGCACGTCCCGCCCGCCGCCCGGGAGGTGCGGATGGGCAACGGTTTCGGGATGGTGCTGCGGCTGGCACTCAGCGAGCGAGTGCGCTACCGCCACCACACCGAGCCCGACAGCCGGGTGGGCCTGGGCCTCCTCATCAAGAACGAGCGGCAACTGTTGAAGGGCTACGGTGAATACCTCGCGGGTGAGCCGACGACCGACCCGCCGCTGATCGCCATGAGCTTTTCCGCCGTGGACGACAGCCTCGCGCCGCCGGGGGGGGAAGTGCTGTGGCTCTGGGCGCA
This genomic interval from Deinococcus aerius contains the following:
- a CDS encoding GNAT family N-acetyltransferase codes for the protein MSLRVTPAIGDDLRAAIPDLARLRMTVFRDFPYLYEGSPEYEERYLGTYLEAPGALALLARDGERVVGASTALPLAQETGELQAPFRASEFDPADVLYLGESVLLPEYRGLGLGHRFFDEREAHAARLGLTVTAFCAVQRPGEHPARPASYRPLDAFWQSRGYVERPDLETTMSWQDVGEVGETAKRMRFWVRG
- a CDS encoding phytoene desaturase family protein, with protein sequence MPDFDVLVMGAGHNALVTAAYAAKAGLKVGVFERRHLVGGAVSTEELVPGYRFDYGGSAHILIRMTPVVRELELTRHGLHYLEVDPMFHASDGETPWFVHRDAARTVRELEALFPGQGEAYGRFLDDWTPFARSVADLFNSAPGPLEMGKMVMGSGGGRDWQRQLPRILRPYGDVAREYFSEERVRAPLVWMAAQSGPPPSDPLSAPFLLWHPLYHEGGVARPKGGSGGLTRALRRAVEADGGEVHLNAPVKRILVKGGKAQGIELENGDTYTARAVVSGAHVLTTAGALPPEHVPPAAREVRMGNGFGMVLRLALSERVRYRHHTEPDSRVGLGLLIKNERQLLKGYGEYLAGEPTTDPPLIAMSFSAVDDSLAPPGGEVLWLWAQYYPYELASGTWETRGAEARENILRAFEHYAPGTRDTIVGELVQTPKWLETNLGLHRGNVMHLEMSLDQMFAFRPWLSASQYRWPGVKGLYLTGASTHPGGGIMGASGRNAARVLLRDLTRRGWR
- a CDS encoding ketosteroid isomerase-related protein, with the protein product MTQSPASRTLDLVRRYYAAFNEGDAGGMLVLLTEDVRHDINEGETQRGVEAFRAFLQRMDAHYRERAEDLALMASGDGTRAAAEFVIHGEYLKTDPGLPEARGQRYVIPVGAFFEVREGRIARVTNYYNLAEWSRQVQG